One Chlorobaculum limnaeum genomic window carries:
- a CDS encoding TatD family hydrolase, which translates to MSDSSPVFTDIHCHLSFPEFDLDRDRVIGDLRAAGVRYLIDPGTGLETNRRSIALASQHDFIYSNVGLHPHETNAPLAPELFDELATQARSAKVVGIGEIGLDYHWPDHDPASQEAAFREMLRMAVSLDLPVVIHCRDAWPDMLRILSEERSSALRGAMHCFSGDLDMARRCISLGLKISIPGTITYKKSPLPEVVASVSLGDLLSETDAPYLAPVPKRGKRNEPAFVVHTVRKIADHRLEPFEAVTEALVNNAKSLFGLA; encoded by the coding sequence ATGAGCGACAGTTCGCCGGTTTTCACCGACATACACTGCCATCTCTCGTTCCCCGAGTTCGACCTTGACCGCGACCGGGTGATCGGCGATCTCCGCGCGGCGGGCGTGCGCTACCTGATCGACCCCGGCACCGGCCTGGAGACGAACCGGCGCTCCATCGCGCTCGCAAGCCAGCACGATTTTATCTACTCGAACGTCGGCCTGCACCCTCACGAAACGAACGCGCCGCTCGCGCCGGAGCTGTTCGACGAACTGGCGACGCAGGCGCGCTCGGCAAAGGTGGTCGGCATTGGCGAGATCGGCCTCGACTACCACTGGCCCGACCACGACCCGGCCAGTCAGGAGGCGGCGTTCCGCGAGATGCTGCGCATGGCGGTCTCGCTCGACCTGCCGGTGGTGATCCACTGCCGCGACGCCTGGCCGGACATGCTCCGCATCCTCTCGGAAGAGCGCTCCTCGGCCCTGCGCGGCGCGATGCACTGCTTCTCCGGCGACCTCGACATGGCCCGCCGCTGCATTTCGCTCGGCCTGAAGATTTCGATTCCCGGCACCATCACCTACAAGAAGTCGCCGCTGCCGGAAGTTGTGGCATCGGTCAGCCTCGGCGATTTGCTCTCCGAAACCGACGCCCCCTACCTGGCGCCCGTACCCAAACGCGGCAAACGCAACGAACCGGCGTTCGTCGTCCACACGGTGCGCAAAATCGCCGATCATCGCCTGGAACCGTTCGAAGCGGTGACGGAAGCGCTCGTGAACAACGCAAAATCACTGTTCGGTCTGGCATGA
- the lspA gene encoding signal peptidase II yields MALFFLIAVLAALLDRATKLLAIHCLRDGGQSIVIIPDWLKLTYAENLGIAFGVRFLPPAGLLLLTLAISAGVVWYVWRSNNRSPLFITAFALILGGGVGNLIDRVMLGHVVDFIYFDLYHGALFGIPLDLWPIFNVADSCITIGACMIVLFHDRIFGKP; encoded by the coding sequence ATGGCTCTCTTTTTTCTGATCGCGGTGCTGGCAGCCCTGCTTGACCGGGCGACCAAGCTTCTCGCCATCCACTGCCTGCGCGACGGCGGACAATCCATCGTCATCATTCCTGACTGGCTCAAGCTGACCTACGCGGAAAACCTCGGCATCGCCTTCGGCGTCAGGTTTCTCCCTCCGGCAGGGCTGCTGCTGCTGACTCTCGCCATTTCGGCAGGCGTCGTCTGGTATGTCTGGAGATCGAACAACCGCTCTCCACTCTTCATCACGGCCTTCGCGCTGATCCTCGGCGGCGGCGTGGGAAACCTGATCGACCGCGTCATGCTCGGCCACGTGGTGGACTTCATCTATTTCGATCTCTATCACGGCGCGCTCTTTGGCATCCCGCTTGATCTCTGGCCGATTTTCAACGTCGCCGACTCCTGCATCACCATCGGCGCGTGCATGATCGTGCTGTTTCACGACAGGATTTTCGGCAAGCCATGA
- the aroE gene encoding shikimate dehydrogenase has translation MSNSQSKKIFGLIGRHVDYSWSPLIHNTAFEALKLPGLFTIFNIASPEMIGDALRGSRALGIAGFSVTIPYKKTVVPFLDELSPEALSIGAVNAIVNDNGRLVGYNTDIDGFAAPLLPMAESIRNRPVCIFGNGGAALAAVEAFRRHFSPSSILLEVRDRQKAEDMLEEYKYRDIVTICSGREIDQPSCSKSIRDCRLLVNATPVGTAGRTEHGHSILPTGHGLLHDGQIVYDMVYNPLETPLLAEARAAGATIVHGIEMLIAQAARAFSIWTGQELPVDLVRKTVLAEIEKCGA, from the coding sequence GTGTCAAACTCTCAGTCCAAAAAGATTTTCGGGCTTATCGGCAGGCATGTCGATTACTCCTGGTCGCCCCTGATCCACAACACTGCCTTCGAGGCGCTCAAGCTGCCCGGCCTCTTCACAATCTTCAACATCGCCTCGCCAGAAATGATCGGCGATGCGCTGAGGGGAAGCCGCGCGCTCGGCATTGCGGGATTCAGCGTCACCATTCCGTACAAGAAAACCGTCGTGCCGTTCCTTGACGAGCTCTCGCCTGAAGCGCTCTCCATCGGCGCGGTCAACGCCATCGTCAACGACAACGGACGCCTCGTCGGCTACAACACCGACATCGACGGATTCGCCGCCCCGCTGCTTCCGATGGCCGAGTCGATCCGGAACCGCCCGGTCTGCATCTTCGGCAATGGAGGAGCCGCGCTGGCCGCGGTCGAAGCCTTCAGACGCCACTTCAGCCCATCGTCGATACTACTCGAGGTGAGAGACAGACAGAAGGCCGAGGATATGCTCGAAGAGTATAAGTACCGCGATATTGTCACCATCTGTTCAGGAAGAGAGATCGACCAGCCTTCGTGCAGCAAGAGCATCCGCGATTGCCGCCTGCTGGTCAACGCCACGCCGGTCGGCACCGCCGGAAGAACCGAGCACGGCCACAGCATCCTGCCGACCGGACACGGACTCCTGCACGACGGCCAGATTGTTTACGACATGGTCTACAATCCGCTCGAAACGCCACTGCTCGCCGAAGCTCGCGCGGCTGGGGCGACCATCGTTCATGGCATCGAGATGCTCATCGCCCAGGCCGCCCGCGCCTTCTCGATCTGGACTGGCCAAGAGCTGCCCGTCGATCTGGTCAGAAAAACCGTGCTGGCGGAAATCGAAAAGTGCGGAGCCTGA